From the Pseudomonas putida genome, one window contains:
- the metH gene encoding methionine synthase, whose translation MSDRSARLQALQHALKERILILDGGMGTMIQSYRLEEHDYRGTRFADWPSDVKGNNDLLLLSRPDVIAAIEKAYLDAGADILETNTFNATQISQADYGMESLVYELNVEGARVARQVADAKTLETPDKPRFVAGVLGPTSRTCSISPDVNDPGYRNVTFDELVENYIEATRGLIEGGADLILVETIFDTLNAKAAIFAVQQVFEDDNVELPIMISGTITDASGRTLSGQTTEAFWNSVRHAKPISVGLNCALGAKDLRPYLEELATKADTHVSAHPNAGLPNAFGEYDETPAEMAAVVEEFAASGFLNIIGGCCGTTPGHIQAIAEAVAKYKPREIPEIAKACRLSGLEPFTIDRQSLFVNVGERTNITGSAKFARLIREENYTEALEVALQQVEAGAQVIDINMDEGMLDSQAAMVRFLNLIAGEPDISRVPIMIDSSKWEVIEAGLKCIQGKGIVNSISMKEGVEQFKHHARLCKRYGAAVVVMAFDEVGQADTAARKKEICQRSYDILVNEVGFPPEDIIFDPNIFAVATGIEEHNNYAVDFIEACAYIRDHLPHALSSGGVSNVSFSFRGNNPVREAIHSVFLYHAIQNGLTMGIVNAGQLEIYDEIPAALREKVEDVVLNRTPHGTDALLAIADDYKGGGATKEVENEEWRSLPVEKRLEHALVKGITAFIVEDTEECRQQCARPIEVIEGPLMNGMNVVGDLFGAGKMFLPQVVKSARVMKQAVAHLIPFIEAEKGDKPEAKGKILMATVKGDVHDIGKNIVGVVLGCNGYDIVDLGVMVPAEKILQTAREQKCDIIGLSGLITPSLDEMVHVAREMQRQDFHLPLMIGGATTSKAHTAVKIEPKYSNDAVVYVTDASRAVGVATQLLSKELKPGFVEKTRQDYVEVRERTANRSARTERLSYAKAIAAKPQYDWAGYQPAVPSFTGVKVLEDIDLRTLAEYIDWTPFFISWDLAGKFPRILTDEVVGEAATALYKDAREMLDKLIDEQLISARAVFGFWPANQVADDDIEVYGEDGQALATLHHLRQQTIKPDGKPNLSLADFVAPKASGVTDYVGGFITTAGIGAEEVAKAYQDKGDDYSSIMVKALADRLAEACAEWLHEQVRKEHWGYARDEQLDNEALIKEQYSGIRPAPGYPACPDHTEKETLFRLLDGTAIGETGPSGVFLTEHFAMFPAAAVSGWYFAHPQAQYFAVGKVDKDQIERYSARKGQDISVSERWLAPNLGYDS comes from the coding sequence ATGTCCGACCGCAGCGCTCGTCTTCAAGCACTCCAGCACGCACTCAAAGAGCGCATCCTGATCCTCGACGGCGGCATGGGTACTATGATCCAAAGCTATCGCCTCGAGGAACACGACTATCGTGGCACGCGCTTCGCCGATTGGCCAAGCGACGTGAAAGGCAACAACGACCTGCTGCTGCTCAGCCGCCCGGACGTGATCGCCGCCATCGAGAAGGCCTACCTGGATGCCGGTGCCGATATCCTCGAAACCAACACCTTCAACGCCACGCAGATTTCCCAGGCCGACTACGGCATGGAGTCGCTGGTCTACGAGCTGAACGTCGAGGGTGCCCGCGTCGCCCGCCAGGTGGCCGACGCCAAGACCCTGGAAACCCCGGACAAGCCGCGCTTCGTCGCTGGCGTGCTCGGCCCGACCAGCCGTACCTGCTCGATCTCCCCGGACGTCAACGACCCCGGTTACCGCAACGTCACCTTCGACGAACTGGTCGAGAACTACATCGAGGCCACCCGCGGCTTGATCGAGGGCGGCGCCGACCTGATCCTGGTCGAGACCATCTTCGACACCCTCAACGCCAAGGCGGCAATCTTTGCCGTGCAGCAGGTGTTCGAGGACGACAACGTCGAACTGCCGATCATGATCTCCGGCACCATCACTGATGCCTCCGGCCGTACCCTGTCGGGCCAGACCACCGAAGCGTTCTGGAACTCGGTGCGCCACGCCAAGCCGATTTCCGTGGGCCTGAACTGCGCCCTCGGCGCCAAGGACCTGCGCCCGTACCTGGAAGAGCTGGCGACCAAGGCCGACACCCACGTGTCCGCCCACCCCAACGCCGGCCTGCCGAATGCCTTCGGTGAGTACGACGAGACCCCGGCCGAGATGGCCGCAGTGGTCGAGGAGTTCGCCGCCAGCGGTTTCCTCAACATCATCGGCGGTTGCTGCGGCACCACCCCGGGCCACATCCAGGCCATCGCCGAGGCCGTGGCCAAGTACAAACCGCGTGAAATCCCGGAAATCGCCAAGGCCTGCCGCCTGTCGGGCCTGGAGCCGTTCACCATCGATCGCCAGTCGCTGTTCGTCAACGTCGGCGAGCGCACCAACATCACCGGTTCCGCCAAATTCGCCCGGCTGATCCGTGAAGAGAACTACACCGAAGCCCTGGAGGTCGCCCTGCAGCAGGTCGAGGCTGGCGCCCAGGTGATCGACATCAACATGGACGAAGGGATGCTCGACTCCCAGGCCGCCATGGTCCGCTTCCTCAACCTGATCGCAGGTGAGCCGGACATCTCCCGCGTGCCGATCATGATCGACTCCTCCAAGTGGGAAGTGATCGAAGCGGGCCTGAAGTGCATCCAGGGCAAGGGCATCGTCAACTCGATCTCCATGAAAGAAGGCGTCGAGCAGTTCAAGCACCACGCCCGCCTGTGCAAGCGCTATGGCGCCGCGGTGGTGGTGATGGCCTTCGACGAGGTCGGCCAGGCCGACACCGCCGCGCGCAAGAAGGAAATCTGCCAGCGCAGCTACGACATCCTGGTCAATGAAGTGGGCTTCCCGCCGGAAGACATCATCTTCGACCCGAACATCTTCGCCGTTGCCACCGGCATCGAAGAGCACAACAACTACGCCGTCGATTTCATCGAGGCCTGTGCCTACATCCGCGATCACCTGCCCCACGCACTGAGCTCGGGCGGCGTGTCCAACGTGTCGTTCTCGTTCCGCGGCAACAACCCGGTGCGCGAGGCGATCCACTCGGTCTTCCTCTACCACGCGATCCAGAACGGCCTGACCATGGGCATCGTCAACGCCGGCCAGCTGGAGATCTACGACGAGATCCCGGCCGCGCTGCGCGAGAAGGTCGAGGACGTGGTGCTCAACCGCACCCCGCACGGCACCGACGCCCTGCTGGCGATTGCCGACGACTACAAGGGTGGCGGCGCCACCAAGGAAGTGGAAAACGAAGAATGGCGCTCGCTGCCCGTTGAAAAGCGCCTGGAGCACGCGCTGGTCAAGGGCATCACCGCCTTCATCGTCGAAGACACCGAAGAATGCCGCCAGCAGTGCGCACGCCCGATCGAGGTCATTGAAGGCCCACTGATGAACGGCATGAACGTGGTGGGCGACCTGTTCGGCGCCGGCAAAATGTTCCTGCCGCAAGTGGTCAAGTCGGCCCGTGTGATGAAGCAGGCCGTGGCGCACCTGATCCCGTTCATCGAAGCCGAAAAAGGCGACAAGCCGGAAGCCAAGGGCAAGATCCTCATGGCCACGGTCAAGGGTGACGTGCACGACATCGGCAAGAACATCGTCGGCGTGGTACTGGGCTGCAACGGCTATGACATCGTCGACCTTGGCGTGATGGTGCCGGCCGAGAAGATCCTGCAGACTGCCCGCGAACAGAAGTGCGACATCATCGGCCTGTCCGGCCTGATTACCCCGTCGCTGGACGAGATGGTCCACGTCGCCCGCGAAATGCAGCGCCAGGACTTCCACCTGCCGCTGATGATCGGTGGCGCCACCACCTCCAAGGCACACACCGCGGTCAAGATCGAGCCCAAGTACAGCAACGACGCCGTGGTCTACGTCACCGACGCCTCGCGTGCGGTGGGTGTGGCCACCCAGCTGCTGTCCAAGGAACTCAAGCCCGGCTTCGTCGAGAAGACCCGCCAGGACTACGTTGAAGTGCGCGAGCGCACCGCCAACCGCAGCGCCCGTACCGAGCGCCTGAGCTACGCCAAGGCCATCGCCGCCAAGCCACAGTACGACTGGGCCGGCTACCAGCCAGCAGTGCCCTCCTTCACCGGCGTCAAGGTGCTGGAAGACATCGACCTGCGCACCCTGGCCGAGTACATCGACTGGACGCCGTTCTTCATCTCCTGGGACCTGGCCGGCAAGTTCCCGCGCATCCTCACCGACGAAGTGGTCGGCGAAGCCGCCACCGCGCTGTACAAGGATGCCCGCGAGATGCTCGACAAGCTGATCGACGAGCAGCTGATCAGCGCCCGCGCGGTGTTCGGCTTCTGGCCGGCCAACCAGGTCGCCGATGACGACATCGAAGTCTACGGTGAGGACGGCCAGGCCCTCGCCACCCTGCATCACCTGCGCCAGCAGACCATCAAGCCCGATGGCAAGCCGAACCTGTCCCTGGCCGACTTCGTCGCGCCAAAGGCCAGTGGCGTCACCGACTACGTCGGCGGCTTCATCACCACCGCCGGCATCGGTGCCGAGGAAGTGGCCAAGGCTTACCAGGACAAAGGCGACGACTACAGCTCGATCATGGTCAAGGCCCTGGCCGACCGCTTGGCCGAGGCCTGTGCCGAGTGGCTGCACGAGCAGGTGCGCAAGGAGCACTGGGGCTATGCCCGCGACGAGCAGCTGGACAACGAGGCGCTGATCAAGGAGCAGTACAGCGGCATCCGCCCTGCCCCGGGCTACCCGGCCTGCCCGGACCACACCGAGAAGGAAACCCTGTTCCGCCTGCTCGATGGCACCGCCATCGGCGAAACCGGGCCGAGCGGCGTGTTCCTGACCGAGCACTTCGCGATGTTCCCGGCGGCAGCGGTCAGCGGCTGGTATTTCGCCCACCCGCAGGCGCAGTACTTTGCCGTGGGCAAGGTCGACAAGGACCAGATCGAGCGTTACAGCGCGCGCAAGGGGCAGGACATCAGCGTGAGCGAACGCTGGCTGGCGCCTAACCTGGGTTACGACAGCTAA